The following proteins are encoded in a genomic region of Nakaseomyces glabratus chromosome J, complete sequence:
- the LOG1 gene encoding Log1p (CAGL0J05038g~Ortholog(s) have role in response to purine-containing compound and cytoplasm, nucleus localization), with protein MKSVCVYCGSASGDKSFVAAAEELGALIHARRWSLVYGGGTTGLMGGVARGAMGPSKDGSVHGIIPDALVAKERSDGGGAGQEQEQEQEEYSEPVNGTTVVSSDYGETTVVPDMHTRKRLMASMSDAFVALPGGFGTLEELLECVTWSQLGIHNKPVVVLNTNGYFDALLRFFRDAIAAGFISEANGSILQVASTPQEAIDLIVNYKVPEGRFNLKWSDEGL; from the coding sequence ATGAAGAGCGTTTGTGTTTATTGCGGTTCGGCTAGCGGGGACAAGAGCTTCGTAGCTGCTGCGGAGGAGCTGGGCGCGCTGATCCACGCGAGACGGTGGTCGCTGGTGTACGGCGGGGGCACCACTGGGCTGATGGGCGGGGTGGCCCGCGGTGCCATGGGCCCCAGCAAGGACGGCTCGGTGCATGGGATCATCCCGGATGCGCTGGTGGCCAAGGAACGTAGCGATGGTGGTGGCGCTGGGCAAGAGCAGGAGCAGGAGCAGGAGGAGTACAGCGAGCCTGTCAATGGtaccacggtggtgtcgAGCGACTACGGTgagaccacggtggtgCCGGACATGCACACCAGGAAGCGGCTGATGGCGTCTATGAGCGATGCGTTCGTGGCGCTGCCCGGCGGGTTCGGCACGCTGGAGGAGCTGCTGGAGTGCGTCACTTGGTCGCAGCTGGGGATCCACAACAAGCCGGTGGTGGTGCTGAACACCAACGGCTACTTCGACGCGCTGCTGCGGTTCTTCCGGGACGCCATCGCGGCGGGGTTCATCAGCGAGGCCAACGGCAGCATCTTGCAAGTGGCCTCCACGCCGCAGGAGGCTATCGACCTCATCGTCAACTACAAAGTCCCAGAAGGGCGGTTCAACTTGAAGTGGTCCGACGAAGGGTTGTAA